In one Rhopalosiphum padi isolate XX-2018 chromosome 3, ASM2088224v1, whole genome shotgun sequence genomic region, the following are encoded:
- the LOC132927424 gene encoding uncharacterized protein LOC132927424 isoform X3, producing MIMDTTSTANIAQQQSPAYGLMKRGKRGAAALIAADCCNAAADTATIQQQQQDDGSGDAAAADSALTRCKLLDDMLDVLLNPYDAIGEWNNLDWLRWLMAGGKTLDEFSSAVKVYDYGTCCGLVWTANYVAYRCRTCSISPCMSLCGDCFKRGDHTGHDFNMFRSQAGGACDCGDTSVMKPDGFCRKHSSTNNIDGTSTSSNSGCKQPPADLLRVAERIMPRLLLRLVQYLRENSKIADSRASNTSHIPPGVASSAAAAAAAAAAGLPNPQQSLLLIDLDPFLGMLHDLGALGAAMRRVMTVSLTNERIYRWACDYYSSTGNFVNDSNIQQQQQQQQQTIYTIYTDKVRRYYAEAIHQYTTSTSSSSSSSSNRRRRRSNTRIGDVIHDSNSLSNSEDDDDDEDDEFGQDDWLVDGQNCTGRKNKLNHSSFLQEIVFWTVRYEFPQKMVCFLLNMLPDAAYKEALTEAFVMHYGCVARVLATTRDSDTLSNHIVHISVQLFSNEALATRMVDKLGLLRIMVSSLRRMMTKILIPSTLLDPMKNRHRVVDCSKAVMKEHCYWPLVSDLNNVLSHRPIAVKFMCDDRLLDSWFSYLSMFQGMNVNCRELGHHVEFEPNTYYAAFSAELEASAYPMWAMLSHLTSADTLSLSSRVLRACLKRLRKWLVDVGYYSNQNENRRFDDITSSTSNSIITSTNPVQRFDDRHQFTFHLPLHRYLAVFLCQAVRAQGAHIEDIIPRSNKENSAERDSLLIAIASHPVRAQSAFYEIMQGTWVRNGLQIKGQAMTYIQSNFCISMVDADIYLLQLCLSELSDANIFMSLILEKFKVYDWMHAVKNGGLPQVMDSEEYDAAPSMEGLLVFLATLIGVRTNLCSDEDYDYCQSQLEMVTLLCVSDKTHSQLMELMPERCGGIQTSATTTTSPINTSGDGASRNPPSLDQESPPSMRDFETVLQAVAEYKRPQFEASGNMQQGLYVPLAHVWKKLYDPVHVLLRAVHRRDFQSSMDRYTTFMRSIGVLKQNQNTWPPYRMPQKHHPAYRNPCRALLTKIFYAVVWHCLYRSTIYRDISEHTLSLLVYLLDQAWICYDNAPIDTSEFYNQEPMDTDPPTNQSASSSAALSKEYFFKESHFSPPKRRIKLILANPNSVPVTSKETTLLLLNHWYDHDNLALNFCTTITHVELPPPFTRYFFGGEATSATSNVTAASTMATNLFDYFTSSVAAAASVASSSSPITVPHNFEPGNSQQQPNVVPSLATIAGNEIPLPGSSIPTRPPFYSLNAAAAATSSTMDSALNRVKQRLQFLRPPPKTDSLTHEQHQSSSSSYDNVPIIDLTFPECPFEFLNDNETSILAIDKNQTVIEVDDQQNSSVSVNESIISLLLKLHSQLSGEPDSYQPPVLSHQSTTSNNLIDGTMTSENDDIQEVPPCGDGAFFVGRLLDRIARRSKLCYDCILHTKKALWPIAVVLRETASRDDEERERRERKRRARDKQRQMMEEMARAQRAFLESARRSGDLDSTDTQLQSSSGTTSNMECDIPAPSVELSTSTACSSEAATTSMLANTIVEIDENSSSSNSTTTKESATNILGSDQHETTLTVDCVICNQTVSVQIEQQRQDPVGLVILVQGTNVLAHRRHIVSQPIISTNQYNVNNINTTEYQQQPLDTEKTTGLTNINNVENSCVVNNEQNYYHFWPALPPLNSHQHHQQSTSVVNDSKSLQQHSQPIVTTIADNYDATTYASHSDRRKRLMSQYFNNLDKADFEVGSLTTTTSATPIGGNVHVQTCGHHLHLRCWSSYLASLRGAQRFNADRGEYSCPLCRQLANSLMPLIPEVSIDQNQQQRGCAPINNIITTSAMSDAVSKLTELVKQQEYESPNPEPSSDAVCCSETSASVFFGDTENIVNRHPLHQNVNHHRFIDYFELNDEVHNINPAAGGEDEIDDNVGEEEDLDLDSEEDPLLSAVNRCVSDMISMTIVTAAAQTVSLPHTLISTQIEKMYKIRWHSVVSVAWTNIQVELVQRNNSLIEQLQQDQSSIHHGNNYYRRLNLFSTTAVNATDINGSNNYYNMLPKRNCIAPLLKVLRASARSLMAKYQTPDYNPISDVWYKLIGCDQPRQQLSNTYPPLMMRDPCSVLLQLVLLLPTLDRDLFDTLIKLTYNMQLYIAGLKVASTWNRNCKFNRQLYHRRRHHSGFNTRKISTKTEERTDGSTSAQMDLDDEHNNKLSSLSMDITEVDNTLPLTPLFSQVVALAKTIVFLSDDDETEIVNIGSIVNNDDEFMMHQEDEGVENVVSDEKLDRSIDASENDEENMLLLESYGRRSTLPFLRFAALLKKYINEDDDDNLEDHPEFTMSSSQLSNFNVEQNKQKEQLLDGQVRHSHKLSPPSVEVNYNVNFSSTNSSHHHQHWSKDDYEYLMLARYLKLLNNNEEAHEVSGHCEESYSYSCSIENNDNQNQNNYEKRQSMPLLPPSAMEAVIWPQWSYNTNDISNKISTTISRTWFTCFRESLTTKIPKATIIGENTTTIVSSAAAEIDPNSKATTSANIIMAARMLLFADCCDGGGVTDDTNAGILDSSRSLFPPINWTGPRLLKLPHLYDDVFQYYHGRACHRCHGVPRETSVCLVCGTVVCLKENCCKTNHIYEAVQHSLECGGGTGMFLVVTSSSVVVIRGKRACLWGSVYLDAFGEEDRELKRGKPLYLSAERYRLLEHQWLAHRFDHTNKKWVWHRDAL from the exons ATGATAATGGACACTACGTCGACTGCTAATATTGCACAGCAGCAGTCGCCTGCTTATGGACTCATGAAACGAGGGAAACGTGGTGCAGCTGCACTCATTGCAGCTGATTGTTGTAATGCTGCAGCTGATACGGCTACCATCCAACAACAGCAGCAAGATGATGGTAGCGGAGATGCAGCTGCAGCTGATTCCGCTCTAACCCGTTGTAAATTACTGGACGATATGCTGGACGTGCTGCTTAATCCATACGATGCAATTGGCGAGTGGAATAATTTGGACTGGTTACGTTGGTTAATGGCCGGTGGTAAAACCCTAGATGAATTTAGTAGTGCag ttaAAGTATATGATTACGGCACATGTTGTGGCCTCGTTTGGACAGCCAATTATGTAGCATATAGATGTCGTACTTGTAGTATATCGCCTTGTATGTCTCTGTGTGGAGATTGTTTTAAGCGTGGTGATCATACAGGTCATGATTTCAATATGTTTCGTTCTCAAGCAGGAGGGGCATGTGATTGTGGAGATACGAGTGTAATGAAACCTGAtgg gtTTTGTCGTAAACATAGcagtacaaataatattgacgGTACTAGTACCAGCAGTAATAGTGGTTGTAAACAACCTCCAGCCGATTTGTTGAGGGTAGCTGAGAGAATAATGCCAAGACTTTTGTTACGACTTGTGCAGTATTTACGTGAAAACAG caaaattGCTGATTCTAGAGCAAGCAATACATCACATATACCACCAGGTGTTGCAAgttctgctgctgctgctgctgctgctgctgctgctggatTACCAAATCCGCAACAAAGTTTATTACTTATAGACTTAGACCCATTTTTGGGTATGTTACACGACCTTGGTGCTCTTGGAGCTGCTATGCGACGTGTCATGACTGTATCTTTGACCAATGAAAGA ataTACCGATGGGCATGTGATTACTACAGTAGCACTGGCAATTTTGTTAATGATTCTAAtatacaacaacaacagcagcagcaacaacagactatttatactatatacacagaTAAGGTGCGTCGTTATTATGCTGAAGCTATACATCAATACACTACCTCaacatcatcgtcgtcgtcatcatcaAGCAATCGTCGACGACGTCGTAGTAACACAAGGATTGGAGATGTTATACATGACAGTAATAGTCTTAGTAATTCTgaagacgacgacgatgatgaagATGATGAATTTGGACAag atgattGGCTCGTTGATGGTCAGAATTGTACTGGACGAAAGAACAAATTGAATCATTCCAGTTTTTTGCAAGAGATTGTTTTTTGGACTGTTCGATATGAGTTTCCTCAAAAGATGGTCTGCTTTCTGTTGAACATGTTGCCTGATGCGGCATACAAGGAAGCATTGACTGAAGCATTTGTTATGCATTATGGATGTGTTGCTCGTGTTTTGGCCACAACAAGAGATTCGGATACTCTTTCTAACCATATTGTTCACATTAGTGTTCAATTGTTTAGTAATGAAGCATTAGCTACACGCATGGTCGACAAATTAGGATTACTTAGAATAATGGTATCAAGCTTAAGGCGCATGATGACAAAAATACTGATACCTTCAACGTTACTTG atcCCATGAAAAACAGACACAGGGTTGTAGATTGTTCAAAGGCTGTTATGAAAGAGCATTGTTATTGGCCACTGGTCAGCGATCTAAACAATGTTTTATCGCATAGGCCAATTGCAGTTAAATTCATGTGTGATGACCGTTTATTAGATTCATggttttcatatttatcaatgttTCAAG GAATGAATGTTAATTGTCGAGAGTTGGGACATCATGTTGAATTTGAACCAAACACTTATTATGCTGCTTTTAGTGCTGAACTTGAAGCTAGTGCATATCCTATGTGGGCCATGCTGTCACATCTTACATCTGCTGACACTTTGTCGTTATCCTCTCGTGTGTTACGTGCTTGTCTTAAACGTCTCCGTAAATGGCTTGTAGATGTAGGTTACTACTCTAATCAGAATGAGAATCGGAGATTTGATGATATTACTTCCTCTACTAGTAACAGTATAATTACTAGCACGAACCCAGTTCAACGATTTGATGATCGCCATCAGTTCACTTTTCACTTGCCTTTGCACCGGTATTTGGCAGTATTTTTATGTCAAGCTGTGCGTGCACAAGGTGCTCATATTGAAGACATTATACCACGAAGCAATAAGGAAAATTCAGCTGAAAGAGACTCATTGTTAATAGCAATTGCTTCACATCCTGTACGCGCTCAATCAGCATTCTATGAAATTATGCAGGGTACATGGGTGCGTAATGGCCTACAAATTAAAGGTCAAGCTATGACGTATATCCAATCAAATTTTTGTATATCTATGGTAGATGCTGACATATATTTACTTCAACTTTGTCTATCTGAATTATCAGATGCCAACATATTCATGTCTTTAATATTGGAAAA gtttAAAGTGTATGATTGGATGCATGCAGTCAAAAATGGGGGATTACCTCAAGTAATGGATTCAGAAGAATATGATGCAGCACCTAGTATGGAAGGCTTATTAGTTTTCCTTGCTACTTTAATAGGTGTTCGTACCAATTTAT gttcTGATGAAGATTATGATTATTGTCAGTCACAATTAGAAATggttacattattatgtgtttcTGATAAAACACACAGTCAATTAATGGAACTAATGCCTGAGCGCTGTGGTGGTATTCAAACTAGCGCTACAACTACTACTAGTCCTATAAATACCAGTGGTGATGGTGCATCTCGAAATCCTCCCTCCCTTGACCAAGAATCTCCACCATCTATGCGGGATTTTGAAACTGTATTACAAGCt gTAGCAGAATATAAAAGACCTCAATTTGAAGCATCTGGTAACATGCAACAAGGACTGTATGTGCCTTTAGCACATGTCTGGAAAAAATTGTACGATCCAGTGCATGTCCTTTTAAGAGCTGTACATAGACGTGACTTCCAATCATCCATGGATCGTTACACAACTTT TATGCGTTCTATCGGAGTGCtgaaacaaaatcaaaatacttGGCCACCGTATAGGATGCCGCAAAAACACCATCCAGCGTATCGCAATCCTTGCAGAGCACTATTGACTAAGATATTTTATGCTGTGGTCTGGCATTGCTTATACCGTTCAACAATTTATCGAGATATTAGTGAACATACACTTAGTTTACTGGTCTATCTCCTTGACCAAGCATGGATATGTTATGATAACGCTCCCATTGACACTAGTGAATTTTATAATCAAGAACCAATGGATACAGATCCACCAACTAATCAGTCTGCATCATCATCAGCAGCTTTATCTAAAGAATATTTCTTTAAAGAGAGCCACTTTTCTCCACCAAAAAGAaggatcaaattaattttagcaaATCCTAATAGTGTACCAGTTACTTCTAAAGAAACAACACTCTTGCTATTGAATCATTGGTATGATCATGACAATTTGGCATTAAATTTTTGTACTACTATCACACATGTTGAGTTGCCACCCCCTTTCACTCGTTATTTTTTTGGTGGAGAAGCAACTAGTGCTACTTCTAATGTAACGGCTGCTTCAACAATGGCAaccaatttatttgattattttacatCATCTGTAGCAGCAGCTGCTTCTGTTGCTAGCTCTTCATCACCAATTACTGTTCCTCATAACTTTGAACCTg GTAACTCACAACAACAACCTAATGTTGTTCCATCCTTGGCTACAATAGCTGGAAATGAAATACCTCTACCTGGTTCTTCTATTCCTACACGTCCAcctttttatagtttaaatgctGCAGCAGCTGCTACATCTTCTACAATgg ATTCTGCGTTAAATCGTGTTAAACAACGTTTGCAATTCTTACGTCCTCCACCAAAAACAGATTCGCTTACACATGAACAACATCagtcatcatcgtcatcatatGATAATGTGCCAATTATTGATCTTACCTTTCCTGAATGTCCATTTGAGTTTCTTAATGATAATGAAACATCAATATTGgcaattgataaaaat cagACAGTGATAGAAGTTGATGATCAACAAAATTCATCGGTATCTGTAAATGAGAGTATCATTTCCTTGCTCTTAAAATTGCACTCACAGTTGTCGGGTGAACCAGATTCATATCAGCCGCCTGTATTATCACATCAATCAACcacttcaaataatttaattgacgGGACCATGACATCAGAAAATGATGATATCCAAGAAGTTCCGCCATGTGGTGATGGGGCATTTTTTGTAGGTCGTTTGTTAGATAGGATAGCTAGAAGGTCGAAATTATGTTATGATTGCATATTGCATACTAAAAAGGCTTTATGGCCAATCGCAGTAGTATTGCGAGAAACTGCTTCAAGGGATGATGAAGAGCGTGAGCGGCGGGAACGTAAACGCCGGGCCCGTGACAAGCAACGACAAATGATGGAGGAAATGGCACGAGCCCAACGTGCATTTCTTGAAAGTGCACGTCGCTCGGGAGATCTAGATTCTACTGATACACAATTACAATCTTCCAGTGGCACTACTTCAAACATGGAATGTGACATACCGGCTCCTTCTGTGGAGCTATCTACTTCAACTGCTTGTAGTAGTGAAGCAGCCACTACCTCGATGTTGGCAAATACTATAGTTGAAATAGATGaaaatagtagtagtagtaatagtactaCAACAAAAGAATCGGCAACTAATATTCTTGGATCTGATCAACACGAAACCACATTGACCGTAGATTGTGTGATTTGTAATCAAACTGTAAGTGTACAGATAGAGCAACAGCGTCAAGATCCAGTAGGATTAGTGATATTGGTTCAA ggTACAAACGTTTTAGCACATAGACGGCATATTGTTTCACAACCAATAATATCAACAAATCaatacaatgttaataatataaatactaccgAGTATCAGCAACAACCATTAGATACAGAAAAAACCACTGGTctcacaaatattaataatgttgagaatagTTGTGTAGTCAAcaatgaacaaaattattatcatttttggcCTGCTCTACCACCATTGAATTCGCATCAACATCACCAACAATCTACATCTGtagtaaatgattctaaatcACTGCAACAACATAGTCAACCAATTGTGACAACAATTGCTGATAATTACGATGCAACTACATATGCTTCACATTCTGATCGACGCAAACGTTTGAtgtcacaatattttaat aACTTGGATAAGGCTGATTTTGAAGTTGGATCTCTTACAACTACTACTAGTGCTACTCCAATTGGTGGTAATGTCCATGTACAAACCTGTGGTCATCATTTACATTTGAGGTGTTGGAGTTCATATCTTGCATCGTTACGTGGTGCTCAGCGTTTTAATGCAGACCG TGGTGAATATAGTTGTCCACTTTGTCGGCAATTAGCCAATTCTTTAATGCCATTAATACCAGAAGTTTCTATCGATCAAAACCAGCAACAACGAGGCTGTGCccctattaacaatattattaccacaAGTGCTATGTCTGATGCTGTGAGTAAATTGACAGAACTAGTAAAACAGCAAGAATATGAATCACCAAATCCAGAACCATCTAGTGATGCTGTTTGCTGCAGTGAAACATCAGCTTCTGTTTTCTTTGGTGATACAGAGAATATTGTTAATCGACATCCCTTGCATCAGAATGTTAATCACCAtcgttttattgattattttgag ttaaatgatgaagtacataatattaatcctGCTGCTGGTGGAGAAGATGAAATTGATGACAATGTAGGAGAGGAAGAAGATTTAGATTTAGACAGTGAAGAAGATCCTTTATTAAGTGCTGTTAATAGATGTGTGAGCGATATGATTTCTATGACTATAGTCACAGCTGCAGCTCAAACTGTATCATTGCCACACACATTGATATCAACtcaaatagaaaaaatgtacaaaataagaTGGCATAGTGTTGTATCTGTGGCTTGGACAAATATCCAAGTGGAATTGGTGCAGCGCAACAACAGTCTTATAGAACAACTGCAGCAAGATCAGTCATCAATACATcacggtaataattattatcgtcgaCTCAATTTGTTTTCTACTACTGCAGTTAATGCTACAGACATTAATGGcagcaataattattacaacatgCTACCCAAGCGCaattgtatag CACCATTGTTAAAAGTATTGCGTGCGAGTGCTCGGTCTTTGATGGCCAAATACCAAACTCCCGATTATAATCCCATTAGTGATGTATGGTACAAATTAATTGGTTGCGATCAGCCTCGACAACAATTAAGCAATACTTATCCACCATTAATGATGCGTGATCCATGCTCTGTACTCTTACAACTTGTTTTGTTATTACCTACTCTAGACCGTG ATTTGTTTGATACATTAATCAAACTCACTTACAACATGCAATTGTATATAGCTGGGTTGAAAGTCGCCTCTACATGGAATCGTAACTGTAAATTCAACCGCCAACTTTATCACCGCCGACGACATCACAGTGGTTTCAATACaagaaaaatatcaacaaaaactGAAGAAAGAACTGATGGAAGCACTAGTGCTCAGATGGATTTAGATGatgaacacaataataaattatcatcattgTCTATGGATATAACCGAAGTTGACAATACACTACCATTAACACCTTTATTTTCACAAGTTGTAGCTTTAGCCAAAACAATAGTGTTTTTATCGGATGATGATGAAACGGAAATAGTCAACATTGGTTCAATagttaataatgatgatgaattTATGATGCACCAAGAAGATGAAGGTGTTGAAAATGTTGTTAGTGATGAAAAACTTGACAGGTCAATAGATGCTTCAGAAAATGACGAAGAAAATATGTTGCTTCTAGAATCTTATGGAAGACGAAGTACACTGCCATTTTTGCGGTTTGCTGctctattgaaaaaatatattaatgaagatgatgatgataatcTAGAAGACCACCCAGAATTCACAATGTCATCGTCACAACttagtaattttaatgtagaacaaaacaaacaaaaagaaCAACTATTGGATGGCCAAGTGCGTCATAGCCATAAACTTTCACCACCATCGGTTGAAGTTAACTACAACGTCAATTTTTCTAGTACAAATTCTTCTCATCATCATCAACATTGGTCAAAAGACGATTATGAATACCTAATGCTCGCTCGGTatctaaaactattaaataataatgaagaaGCTCATGAGGTCAGTGGTCATTGTGAAGAAAGCTATAGCTACAGTTGTTCCATTGAAAATAACGACAATCAAAATCAGAACAACTATGAAAAAAGACAAAGTATGCCATTGCTGCCACCGTCTGCCATGGAAGCTGTCATTTGGCCACAATGGTCATATAATACCAacgatataagtaataaaatttcaaCAACTATTTCTCGTACATGGTTTACATGTTTTCGTGAATCATTGACTACCAAAATACCTAAAGCCACTATCATCGGTGAAAATACTACTACCATTGTTTCTTCTGCTGCTGCTGAAATTGATCCAAATTCAAAAGCCACCACTTCAGCTAATATCATAATGGCTGCACGTATGTTACTTTTTGCTGACTGCTGTGATGGTGGTGGTGTCACTGATGACACCAACGCTGGTATCTTAGATAGCAGCCGTAGTTTATTCCCACCAATCAATTGGACGGGACCTCGATTGTTGAAGCTGCCACATCTATATGATGATGTTTTCCAGTACTATCATGGTAGGGCCTGTCATCGGTGTCATGGTGTGCCACGAGAGACTAGCGTGTGTTTGGTTTGTGGTACTGTGGTATGCCTGAAAGAAAATTGTTGTAAAACAAATCACATTTACGAAGCAGTACAA CACTCATTGGAATGTGGCGGTGGTACAGGTATGTTCTTAGTTGTGACTTCAAGTTCCGTTGTAGTAATTCGTGGCAAACGAGCATGTCTTTGGGGATCTGTTTACCTGGATGCATTTGGTGAAGAAGATCGGGAACTcaa ACGTGGAAAACCATTATATCTAAGTGCAGAACGATACAGACTGTTGGAACATCAGTGGTTGGCGCATAGATTTGATCACACTAATAAGAAATGGGTATGGCACAGAGATGcgttgtaa